One Delphinus delphis chromosome 3, mDelDel1.2, whole genome shotgun sequence genomic region harbors:
- the GM2A gene encoding ganglioside GM2 activator, whose translation MNPLMQAPLLISLGLLLAGPAAAARVFSNRLSQLSSFSWDNCDEGKDPVVINSLTVEPDPIVIPGNMTISAEVRTTAYLKDPLKVVLTLEKEVAGFWVKVPCVEQLGSCTYENFCNVLEVLTPDENPCPEPLHTYGLPCHCPFKRGTYSLPKSDFFLPELELPSWLSSGNYRSKITLSINGEHLGCVKISASLKSK comes from the exons ATGAACCCTCTGATGCAGGCTCCTCTCCTCATCTCCCTAGGCTTGCTTCTCGCCGGCCCAGCGGCTGCTGCACGCGTCTTCTCGAACCGG CTCTCCCAGCTCAGTAGCTTTTCCTGGGATAACTGCGATGAGGGGAAGGACCCTGTGGTGATCAACAGCCTGACTGTGGAACCTGACCCCATTGTCATTCCTGGGAACATGACCATCAGTGCTGAGGTCAGGACCACTGCGTACCTCAAAGATCCTCTGAAG GTGGTACTAACTCTGGAGAAGGAAGTGGCTGGCTTTTGGGTCAAAGTCCCATGTGTGGAGCAACTTGGCAGCTGCACCTACGAGAACTTCTGTAATGTGCTTGAAGTGTTAACTCCCGATGAGAATCCCTGCCCAGAACCCCTGCACACCTATGGGCTTCCCTGTCACTGTCCCTTCAAACGA GGTACCTACTCACTTCCCAAGTCTGACTTCTTCCTGCCTGAACTGGAGCTGCCCAGCTGGCTCAGCAGTGGGAACTACCGCTCGAAGATCACCCTAAGCATCAACGGGGAGCATCTGGGCTGTGTCAAAATCTCCGCCTCCCTAAAGAGCAAATAA